Genomic segment of Lepus europaeus isolate LE1 chromosome 6, mLepTim1.pri, whole genome shotgun sequence:
gtcttggtccCCTAcgatacatgtgggagacccagaagaaactcctagcttcagcctagcccacccctggctgttgaggccatctgaggagttaaccagcaaatggaagatctctgactttcccttctctgtttgtagttctggctttcaaataaaatacatttaaaaaaaattcagttgttttCCATTCCTGATCAAACCCTTTCAagcagtttctcaaaaaaaaaaaaaaaatcaaacttcctTACTCTGGTTTAAAAAGGCTGTAatggcaccagcattgtggcacagtgggttgagccactgcttgcaatgctgacatcccatatgggttcaagtccttgcttctctgcttccagtccagctccctgctactgtgccagggatgccactcatgtgggagacctggattgagttctggcttctggttttggcttctccaaacctggttgttgtggtcttttgggaagtgaacctgcggatggcagatcaatttctttctccctctgtcgcTCTTTCAATTAAAGAAAACTATTTGCTGTTTTTATCTTTGACCTTCTCTGACTTCATTTCTCACATCTCACTGCATCATCAACCGTAGTACTTCAGCCACTCTGAATTTGTTCTGTTTGCTCCCAAATTAGGGTCTTTGAGCTAGATGTCCTTGCTGCCTGTAATGTTTTTCCCACTGATTTTGGATGTTGCTCCCTATTGTCCATAAGATCTGAACATTGTTCATaagatctttccttttttctccattttatttgaaaggtagtgggagagagaaagagacagatcttccatccctatcgttcactttctaaatgcctgcaacaaataggactgggccaggccaaagctgggatggGAGCTAGAAAGTCAGCCCgggtctgcccccccccccccttggtgGCAGGTCCCTAAGCACAGGAGccagcacttgctgcctcctggagtgtgcattagcaggaagctgtagtggGAAGTGGGTCCACAACGTGGACTCTAACATGAGCCTAAGCAGCATCTCAGCCATTGCACCAAATGTCCATCTCTGAACTATTTTCTGTAACAAAACTCAATTTCAAATATCTACACACCATAGCCCAACTTGAGatacctctccctcccccatcttaCCTATCTCTATTAACTTATTTCTTTTGACAATTAAAATTTATCTTCCTGAAAATAAGGACTTGCATATCTTGCCCACCTCTGTATTTGTTGGCACCCAGAATAGTGTGTAGGGTATAGAAGGTGGTCAGTGGATAACTATtgaatatattcaatatatacatatattgaatatatatgtaaatgagcAACTAGTTCTTGAGAAAGAGAACACTTGAATTTATAATTCTAAGCTTATAGAAGGTCTTGACCATGTCGTTCTTTCACTGGTAACTCTTTCCAAAGTCTAAAGAAATtatgtttctgattttatttgcAATTCACTCTGGACTTCACAATATTATACCACCAACAGCAAGATGTATGACATAGCTTAGAAATGTAGTATAATTATCATGTTATCCCTGAATTGTATTTCCTTAAAATACCTGATTTCCACATAATTGGGGACTTtgaaaagctcatagaaaaatggaattaaaaatataaaggctTTTTGgtgataaaattttttgaaattcatgtatagttcttttcataatatacatttccatgaattttttgaagatccctcatatgcaattgtttttgcaccaaaatacatttatcttaagCTTTGTAaaaatctatttgagagagacagaacttctacctgctggttcactcccctattgcctgtgacagctgggtcTTGGCTGAGATTGAAACCAGGAATCaagagctcaatccaagtctcccatataggtggcagggagccaattactttagccatcactgctgcctcctggggtctacattggcaggaaactggagtcaggagcctgaagtaggcattgaacccaggtactgtgatatgggatgcaggcatcttaaccactaaaccaaacaCCCAACtctaaaataaattcatcttttattccattttccaagaattttaaaAGTCCCAATATGATACTTTAAATCATATAGTGATTTAATAATTCATAATATAAAGTTCATAACTCCTGAAAAATTTGAATGAGAAAATGAGCTGTGGGAAGGTGCTTAGagacattacagagagagatgaaccGTTTTGTAGCCAACTCTCCAGTGTATCTGGGGCTGCAACACATCACTACATAAACAAATGGGCTGAGGTTTTGACACACCACAGGTGTCCATTCGAGCAAAGACTCCTCAGGCTGACGTGTCAGCTGCCAGCTGCTCACTTTTCCCGCAATTTTTCCCTCCAAATTTGTATGCACAGGATACACCACATTAGACTGCTTGGCTTTCtctcctccattttctttttttttccattttttttttttcaatttttgacaggcagagtggacagtgagagagagagagagaggtcttctgtttgctgttggttcaccctccaatggccgccgcggtagcgcgctgcggccagcacactgcactgatccgatggcaggagccaggtgcttcttctggtctcccatggggtgcagggcccaaacacttgggccatcctccactgcactccctggccagagcagagagctggcctggaagaggggcaaccgggacaggatcggtgccctgaccgggactagaacccggtgtgccggtgccgcaaggcggaggattagcctagtgagccgtggcgccggccttctccTCCATTTTCTAAACAACATCTTTGTTTCTTAGTTTCTTCAATCAGTCTGTCCGTTAACAGCCTCTCCCGTGGGAGCCAACCTGCACACAACACATGAACTTGAtgtttttgacttatttttgatgaatccttcaaaaatattttaaaagtgttcaAGTGTCTAGTGAGTCATGTTCCTTTATGAGGGTCACGTTAGACAAGAAACACAGTGAAGGAGTGGGTGAATGAGTAATTGAAGTCATGCTGCACACAATCCCCAGGTCTCTGTTAATTTTGCTTTCTGCAGTGCCTCCCGTTCCCTCCCGTGTATGGCGTCAAACAACCTGGACTCTGAGTCTTCTGTGCCTTCTGCTGCTCGTTGGATTGGTGGTCTTAGGAATCATGTGTAGGTACTACCCCTCTGTGGATGGAAAGGGACAGCACTTAGAATtccattgattttattattttaaacaatttgcatctatttatttgaaaggcagagacagccaGTCAGCCAAAGGTCTCCCATTCCCTGCTTCACTCCCTTAacaccccaacagccagagctgggtcaggccaaagccaaggcctggaactcaattcacgtttcacacatggctggcagggacccaactactggaactatcaccggctgcctcccagggtgtgcatttgcaggaagcggaatcagaagtggagctgggaatcTAACTCAGGCCCTTAAcatagaatgcaggcatcccaagcagcatgttaacTGTTGTACCAGATGTTCACCTGAATTTCACTTATTCTTTGATTAGAAGCTTTGTGACAATAATAGGTGATATGCCCATAAGAGGGACTTACAACATGGTacttattctctgtctctcactcctgTAGAACAATTACGTCCCAGcccttttaatgtttttaatactGTTTCTGGAAAGGAAAGGGTGGTGAGatgggtgatggttcaattgAGGGTTTACAATTTTGTAtcatctcttctctctttgaTCTGGAGTTTACCTAACTTTGAAAATAGAAATGGGAAAATTGAATAAACTACAAAATATCGAAGAAGAACTTCAGAGAAATGTTTCTGTACAACTGCTGAATAACCGGAACTCCTCTGAGAAGATCAGGAGCCTGTCCATTGCATTGCAAAACGTAGCCACCCAATTATGTCGTGAGCTTTGTAGAAAAGACCCAGGTAATCCTGCACTGCTCTCAGAGTTGTTTGCTAGACATGAGCTCAACCTTAAAGTCACTTAAGAAACTCTTCATCATTAGCTAGCAGCCTTTCTGTAAAGAGCTGTTATGTTGGGGGGAAGGAATTGAACGTGGCTGATAGAAGACTCACTGACATTTCCAtataattaggaaaaaaacagGCCTGCGcttcagctcaataggctaatcctccaccttgcggcgccggcacactgggttctagtcccagtcggggcaccagattctgtcccggttgcccctcttccaggccagctctctgctgtggcccgggagtgcagtggaggatggcccaagtgcttgggccctgcaccccatgggagaccaggagaagcacctggctcctgcctttggatcagcgcggtgcgcccgctgcagtgcgctggccgcggtgccattggagggtgaaccaacggcaaaggaagacttttctctctgtctctctctctctcactgtccactctgcctgtcaaaaaaaaaaaaaaaaaaaaaaaaaaaaaaaaagaaaaaagaaaaagaaaaaggaaaaaaacaagcaaaacagaaaaagaaatgataactTATAGGCCCTCCAAATTATCAGAATACGACTGCTACACAATGAAACATTAAACAGAGTACGCTTTCTCTAATTGATATGGTGGGCACTGACATCAATGGAAGATCAATGAAAGACAGACTTCTTTATTGGTGACCTAAACCCTAAATTTGAGTAAGTTCTTGATGGCCAAGAGATCATAGAAAAGAAAGAATCTGAATCATTGCTTTTGGAATTGGGGAGAGTTGGTACTCCAAAGCTTCTTTAGGTTTCTGTAGCTATCATAGCCAACATGTACCTTGTGCTCCTGGGGGAATCCCTCCAATATTCAGCAAGTCAGTCAGAGGTGCCCTGGTTGGAAAAGGCAGAATTGATGGAGATCtgtgggggtgaatcttactatACAAAATTTTTCCTGCAATTAGTTTTCTTTGTCctaaataaacacaaaatctaCAAAGGGAGGTTATTCAGATCTTCTAATACAGGGAGATAGACTTGAACCCAAGTGCTTAATTTGAAGGTTTTTTCAAGTAACGTGGAAGGCACATTACAGTGGTATTCAGGGATCTAGAAgagaattcattttctttctctttaatgtAAAGCCAAGAAGCACTGTATGTTTGGTGACTGTCACACAGCGTAAaggaaataataacaataacacaaAGTCAAcacaaatcaaataaaatgaagttctCTTTCCAGAGCACAAATGCAAGCCTTGCCCAGAGAGTTGGATATGGCACAAGGATCGCTGTTATCTCCTATCTGATTATTATCTCACATGGCAAGAGAGTGACATGTTCTGTTCTGCTCAGAACGCCAGCCTGTTGACGATGAGGAGTGAGAGTGAGCTGGTAAGGCCCAGGGCTGTGCCTGAAGGCAAGGAAAGTGTTTGCAGCCTAACCGAGAGGGGCAGGCCTGTGGGGAAGACCGTATTAGCCCACTCTGGGTGTGGCTGACCTCAGTTGGAATGTGAAGTGACTGGGACTTTGTTCATCCCAGGATATCACAGCCAAGGGAAATTACCTAAAACCCTAACTtagcatctttttaaagatttatttagttttatttcttgaaagcttttatttaataaatgtaaatttcattaGGTACAATTTGtagaatatagcagttcttcccccccatacccgccctcccacccccactcccatctcgcctccaactctctctcccaacccattcttcattcagattcattttaaagttatctttatatcaactctatactaagtgaaagatttcaacagtttacacccacacagatacacaaagtataaagtactgtttgaagactagttttaccgttaattctcatagtacaactcattaaggacagaggtcctatatggggagcaagtgcacagtgactcctgttgttcatttaacaattgacactcttatttatgagtcatcaccgaggctcttgtcatgagttgccaaggctatggaaaccttttgagtccacaaactctgacattatttggacagggccataatcaaagtggaagttctctcctcccttcagagaaaggtacctccttctttgatggtcccttctttccactgggatctcattcacagagatccttcatgtaggccATTCTTtgtcacaatgtcttggctttccatgcctgaaatgctctcacaggctttttagccagatctgaatgccttaagggctaattctgaggccagagtgctgtttagggcatttgtcattctatgagtctgctgtgtggcctgcttcccatgttggatcattttctcctttttaattctatccattg
This window contains:
- the CLEC12A gene encoding C-type lectin domain family 12 member A; its protein translation is MSEEVTYADLKFQDSTKTENTKRLDKFGKKVPPVPSRVWRQTTWTLSLLCLLLLVGLVVLGIMFYLTLKIEMGKLNKLQNIEEELQRNVSVQLLNNRNSSEKIRSLSIALQNVATQLCRELCRKDPEHKCKPCPESWIWHKDRCYLLSDYYLTWQESDMFCSAQNASLLTMRSESELEFIKSKNLFDYWLGLFPRKDNKLPEKIENLVFPSARFIRNTGDLKNMYCGYIYQTYVYYTSCRARKKFLCQKMANPSLNIESILTSDFPDGGM